One window of Robiginitalea biformata HTCC2501 genomic DNA carries:
- the ffh gene encoding signal recognition particle protein — MFDSLSEKLDKAMHVLRGHGQITEINVAETTKEIRRALLDADVNFKIAKEFTNTVKEKAIGQNVLTTLQPGQLLTKIVKDELTQLMGGEAEGVDLQGSPAVILMSGLQGSGKTTFSGKLANFLKSKKTKNPLLVACDVYRPAAIDQLHVVGDQIGVPVFSDKEVKDPVQLAKAGVAHAKQNGHNVVIIDTAGRLAVDEQMMTEISNIRDAVSPGEILFVVDAMTGQDAVNTAKAFNDVLDFDGVVLTKLDGDTRGGAAISIKSVVDKPIKFIGTGEKMEAIDVFHPSRMADRILGMGDVVSLVERAQEQFDEEQARKIQKKIAKNRFGFDDFLSQIHQIKKMGSMKDLVGMLPGAGKALKGMDIDDDAFKHIEAIIYSMTPDERSNPSLLDARRKRRIAAGSGTSIQEVNQLLKQFNQMSKMMKMMQGGGGKKMMQMMQNMRP; from the coding sequence ATGTTTGATAGCTTAAGCGAGAAACTGGACAAGGCGATGCACGTGCTGCGCGGGCACGGGCAGATCACGGAGATCAACGTGGCGGAGACCACCAAGGAAATCCGCCGGGCCCTGCTCGACGCGGACGTCAACTTCAAGATCGCCAAGGAGTTCACCAATACGGTCAAGGAAAAGGCCATCGGGCAGAACGTGCTTACCACGCTGCAGCCCGGGCAGCTGCTGACCAAGATTGTCAAGGACGAGCTCACCCAGCTCATGGGCGGGGAGGCCGAAGGGGTGGACCTGCAGGGGAGCCCGGCGGTGATTCTGATGTCCGGCCTTCAGGGTTCGGGTAAGACCACGTTTTCCGGGAAGCTTGCCAATTTCCTCAAATCAAAGAAAACAAAGAACCCCCTGCTGGTGGCCTGCGACGTCTACCGCCCGGCAGCTATCGACCAGTTGCACGTGGTGGGAGACCAGATCGGCGTCCCGGTCTTTTCCGACAAGGAAGTGAAGGACCCGGTACAACTCGCCAAGGCCGGGGTGGCACACGCGAAACAAAACGGACACAATGTGGTGATCATCGATACGGCCGGTCGGCTGGCCGTGGACGAGCAGATGATGACCGAGATCTCGAATATCCGCGACGCGGTTAGCCCCGGCGAAATACTCTTTGTGGTGGATGCCATGACCGGGCAGGACGCGGTGAATACGGCCAAGGCCTTTAACGATGTGCTGGACTTTGACGGGGTGGTACTCACCAAGCTCGACGGGGATACCCGTGGGGGGGCGGCCATTTCCATCAAATCCGTGGTGGACAAGCCCATCAAATTTATCGGTACGGGGGAAAAGATGGAGGCCATCGATGTATTCCACCCTTCCCGTATGGCCGACCGGATCCTGGGGATGGGCGACGTGGTTTCCCTGGTGGAGCGCGCCCAGGAGCAGTTCGACGAAGAGCAGGCCCGGAAGATCCAGAAAAAGATCGCCAAGAACCGGTTTGGTTTTGACGATTTCCTGAGCCAGATCCACCAGATCAAGAAAATGGGCAGCATGAAGGACCTGGTGGGGATGCTCCCTGGGGCAGGCAAGGCGCTCAAAGGCATGGACATCGATGACGACGCCTTCAAGCACATCGAGGCCATCATCTATTCGATGACGCCGGACGAACGCTCCAATCCGTCCCTGCTGGACGCCCGCCGTAAAAGGCGGATCGCGGCGGGAAGCGGCACGAGTATCCAGGAGGTAAACCAGCTCCTGAAACAGTTCAACCAGATGAGCAAGATGATGAAGATGATGCAGGGCGGCGGCGGCAAGAAGATGATGCAGATGATGCAGAACATGCGGCCCTAG
- a CDS encoding FecR family protein, whose translation MKENYLAKWLNGELTEAEMKVFRDSPEFETYERIASVSSRLEGPAFDTEAALDRVKQARAGNTGKVRRLQPAVRWLSIAAAVILMLTAGYFYINSLEATVEAKFAQRQELRLPDASEVLLNAGSELTYSKTKWDEKRQVRLTGEAYFKVAKGETFTVETPAGTVAVLGTQFNVLQRGDVFIVSCYEGRVRVTHKSKTIELPAGSAYRVVGSTAFKSETVEGDRPSWTGEETAFRSMPLSFVIDEFRRQYNMEVETRGFDLSRRYTGTISNTNMDLALQSISAPLQLTYEVAGNKVLIYAEETP comes from the coding sequence GTGAAAGAGAATTATCTGGCAAAATGGTTGAACGGCGAGCTTACGGAAGCCGAAATGAAGGTCTTCAGGGATTCCCCTGAATTCGAGACCTACGAGCGCATTGCGTCGGTTTCGTCCCGCCTGGAAGGCCCCGCATTCGACACGGAAGCGGCCCTGGACCGCGTGAAGCAGGCACGGGCCGGCAACACGGGAAAAGTGCGCCGACTGCAGCCGGCCGTTCGCTGGCTGAGCATCGCTGCGGCCGTGATCCTGATGCTGACTGCCGGATACTTCTATATAAACTCCCTGGAGGCCACCGTGGAAGCCAAATTTGCCCAACGCCAGGAATTGCGCCTGCCGGATGCCTCGGAGGTGCTGCTCAATGCGGGCTCCGAACTCACCTACAGCAAGACAAAATGGGATGAAAAGCGGCAGGTCCGCCTCACTGGCGAGGCCTACTTTAAGGTTGCCAAAGGGGAAACCTTTACGGTGGAAACCCCTGCCGGTACCGTAGCTGTTCTGGGCACCCAGTTCAATGTCCTCCAGCGGGGCGATGTGTTTATCGTCAGCTGTTACGAGGGCCGCGTCCGGGTAACTCACAAAAGCAAGACCATTGAACTCCCGGCGGGAAGCGCCTACCGGGTAGTCGGTTCCACCGCCTTCAAATCCGAAACGGTTGAAGGAGACCGCCCCTCCTGGACCGGGGAGGAAACTGCCTTCCGGTCCATGCCCCTTTCCTTCGTGATCGACGAGTTCCGCCGCCAGTACAATATGGAAGTAGAGACCCGCGGCTTCGATCTTTCCCGGCGATATACCGGGACCATCAGCAACACAAATATGGATTTGGCGTTACAAAGTATAAGTGCCCCGCTACAACTTACTTATGAAGTAGCCGGTAACAAAGTACTTATATATGCCGAAGAAACTCCGTAA
- a CDS encoding SDR family oxidoreductase, whose product MRILLTGANGYIGMRLLPQLLDAGHQVVCAVRDRNRLSVDEDMLDRIEIVEIDFLKEPEPERLSEKLDAAYYLIHSMSTSTGDFDKKEAQAARNFISYMEVARPTQVIYLSGIVNNEELSKHLSSRKQVEDILYTGPFQLTVLRAGIIVGSGSASFEIIRDLCEKLPVMITPKWVLTKTQPIAIRDVIRFLTGVLGQNETFDQSFDIAGPDVLSYKEMLHGYARVRGFRNWIFTVPVMTPKLSSYWLYFVTSTSYKLAVNLVDSMKMEVVARDRKLQDILGIETITYQQAIDLAFKKIEQNLVVSSWKDSMVSGRFNQQLEKYIQVPKYGVLTDNKKVRITDREAVLENIWKIGGETGWYYMNWLWKIRGLLDKLGGGVGLRRGRTHPDKIYTGDSLDFWRVLLADREKGRLLLFAEMKLPGEAWLEFRIDSDNYLHQNATFRPRGLKGRLYWYSVLPFHYFIFGGMIRNIAKTA is encoded by the coding sequence ATGAGGATCCTGCTCACCGGCGCCAACGGGTACATCGGCATGCGGCTATTGCCCCAATTGCTGGATGCCGGACACCAGGTGGTCTGTGCCGTACGCGACCGGAACCGGCTCTCCGTGGACGAGGACATGCTGGACCGCATCGAAATCGTCGAAATTGACTTCCTGAAAGAACCCGAACCCGAACGCCTGAGCGAAAAGCTGGACGCCGCGTATTACCTGATCCATTCCATGAGCACCTCCACGGGCGATTTTGATAAAAAGGAGGCGCAGGCCGCCCGGAATTTTATCAGCTATATGGAGGTGGCCCGTCCCACACAAGTCATCTACCTGAGTGGCATCGTCAATAACGAGGAACTTTCCAAACACCTCAGCTCCCGAAAACAGGTAGAGGACATCCTGTATACCGGGCCGTTTCAGCTCACTGTTCTGCGGGCGGGCATCATCGTCGGTTCCGGCAGCGCATCCTTTGAAATCATCCGGGACCTCTGCGAGAAACTGCCGGTGATGATTACCCCAAAATGGGTGCTGACCAAAACCCAGCCCATCGCCATCCGGGACGTGATCCGTTTCCTCACCGGGGTTCTCGGACAAAACGAGACCTTTGACCAGTCCTTTGACATCGCCGGGCCGGATGTGCTCTCCTACAAGGAAATGCTCCACGGGTATGCCCGCGTGCGGGGATTCCGGAACTGGATCTTCACCGTGCCGGTGATGACCCCCAAACTTTCGTCATACTGGCTGTACTTTGTCACCTCCACCTCGTATAAACTCGCCGTAAACCTCGTGGACAGTATGAAGATGGAAGTGGTGGCCCGCGACAGGAAACTCCAGGACATCCTGGGCATCGAAACCATTACCTACCAGCAGGCCATCGACCTCGCATTCAAGAAAATCGAGCAGAACCTGGTGGTGAGCAGCTGGAAGGACAGCATGGTCAGCGGCCGCTTCAACCAACAGCTCGAAAAATACATCCAGGTCCCGAAATACGGGGTGCTGACCGACAATAAAAAAGTCCGGATCACCGACCGGGAGGCCGTCCTGGAAAATATCTGGAAAATTGGGGGCGAAACCGGGTGGTACTACATGAACTGGCTGTGGAAAATCCGCGGGCTGCTGGACAAACTGGGCGGGGGCGTAGGGCTCCGTCGGGGCCGGACCCACCCGGACAAAATCTACACGGGCGATTCCCTGGATTTCTGGCGGGTCCTGCTGGCCGACCGCGAAAAGGGGCGCCTCCTGCTATTCGCCGAGATGAAACTCCCGGGCGAGGCCTGGCTGGAGTTTCGAATCGATTCGGACAACTACCTGCACCAGAATGCCACCTTCCGGCCGCGGGGCCTGAAAGGGAGGCTCTATTGGTACAGCGTCCTGCCGTTCCACTATTTCATTTTCGGGGGGATGATCCGGAATATCGCCAAGACCGCCTGA
- the folD gene encoding bifunctional methylenetetrahydrofolate dehydrogenase/methenyltetrahydrofolate cyclohydrolase FolD, giving the protein MNLLDGKKLSNEIKDEIAGEVARMKEKGEKVPHLAAVIVGEDGASLTYVGSKVRACERIGFESTLKKLPESTTEQELLAVVRELNADPAIDGYIVQLPLPDHIDEQKILMAVDPDKDVDGFHPANFGKMAMELESFISATPYGIIEMLRRNGIETSGKHAVVIGRSHIVGRPISILLSQKGPAGNATVTLAHSRTKNLAHLTRQADIVVSALGVPNFLKADMVKEGVVVIDVGITRVPDASRERGYYLCGDVDFKAVSKKASWITPVPGGVGPMTIAMLLKNTLLARQRHRG; this is encoded by the coding sequence ATGAACCTATTAGACGGTAAGAAGCTCTCCAACGAAATCAAAGATGAAATTGCCGGGGAGGTGGCCCGGATGAAGGAAAAAGGAGAAAAAGTGCCGCACCTGGCGGCCGTAATCGTCGGGGAGGACGGCGCCAGCCTCACCTATGTGGGGAGCAAGGTGCGGGCCTGCGAGCGCATCGGTTTTGAATCCACGCTTAAGAAATTGCCGGAATCCACCACCGAGCAAGAATTGCTCGCCGTGGTCCGGGAGCTCAACGCGGACCCGGCCATCGACGGGTACATCGTCCAGTTGCCTTTGCCCGACCATATCGACGAACAGAAAATCCTGATGGCCGTGGACCCGGACAAGGATGTGGATGGTTTCCACCCTGCCAATTTCGGGAAGATGGCCATGGAGCTCGAATCGTTTATTTCGGCCACTCCTTACGGGATTATCGAAATGCTTCGCCGCAATGGGATAGAAACCTCGGGAAAACACGCCGTGGTGATCGGCAGGAGCCATATTGTGGGGCGGCCCATCAGTATCCTGCTCAGCCAGAAAGGCCCGGCGGGCAACGCAACGGTTACCCTGGCCCACAGCCGCACGAAGAACCTGGCCCATCTGACCCGTCAGGCGGATATCGTGGTTTCTGCCCTGGGCGTACCGAATTTCCTGAAAGCGGACATGGTGAAGGAAGGGGTAGTGGTCATCGATGTGGGGATAACGCGTGTCCCGGACGCCAGCCGGGAACGCGGCTATTACCTCTGCGGGGATGTCGATTTTAAAGCCGTCAGCAAAAAAGCCTCCTGGATTACCCCCGTTCCCGGCGGTGTAGGGCCGATGACCATTGCCATGCTGTTGAAGAACACCCTGCTGGCCCGGCAGCGCCACCGGGGCTAA
- a CDS encoding RNA polymerase sigma factor: MDNVCDDQVYSEIFRTHSKTIFNYIYYKFGNEEKAHDAVQEAFVKLWENCAKVAPEKARAFVSTVANNLYLNVIKAEKVRLKHREPGGNVTRESPEFLLEEQQFKEKLEAALSALPENQRTTFLLNRIDGKTYVQIAEIEGVSVKAIEKRMHLALKSLREEIDGI; the protein is encoded by the coding sequence ATGGACAACGTCTGTGACGACCAGGTATATAGCGAGATCTTCCGCACCCATTCAAAAACGATTTTCAACTACATATATTATAAGTTCGGCAATGAGGAAAAAGCCCACGATGCCGTTCAGGAAGCGTTTGTAAAGCTCTGGGAGAATTGCGCCAAGGTGGCCCCGGAGAAAGCCCGGGCCTTTGTTTCCACCGTGGCGAACAACCTGTACCTGAATGTTATCAAAGCCGAAAAAGTCCGGTTGAAACATCGGGAACCCGGCGGAAACGTGACGCGGGAAAGTCCCGAGTTCCTGCTGGAAGAGCAGCAATTCAAGGAAAAACTGGAAGCCGCCCTTTCGGCCCTGCCCGAGAACCAGCGGACCACCTTCCTGCTCAACCGGATCGACGGGAAAACCTACGTGCAGATCGCCGAAATCGAAGGGGTGAGTGTCAAAGCCATCGAAAAGCGCATGCACCTGGCCCTGAAATCGCTCCGGGAAGAGATCGACGGTATCTGA
- a CDS encoding TonB-dependent receptor, protein MPKKLRKVRSFYPFLLLLALFASAIARGQTAGEQDVIGLLRQLEARHQVAFSYVDEDLGNLRVGLPADLLASLPLEPVLEELRQQIQLRIEKLNERYYTVAKSNLVTICGQVYDNFEDNTISGASVEVLGSSIATVTGPDGAFRLQEIPRGATLRIRHLGFRTRYMRAEELVRRDRCTPLLLPVRYQELQEVVVYKFLTSGLRRGDNGSILMMPSEFGVLPGLTEPDVLQTIQALPGIKSVDETVSNINIRGGTNDQNLLLWDGIKMYQSGHFFGLISAFNPYLTREVEIIKNGSSARYGDGLSGIISMHTHDEVERTYFGGAGLNLLSGDAYGHIPISDRLAIQVSGRRSVTDFLNTPTYSNFSDRAFQDTQVSGPGGQNTERFQSRDEDFYFYDISAKLLYDLNAYHKLRVSALNIENQLSYREVLAADSTENRSRLDQSNLAVGGRLTSEWSDRFSTAVSGYFTRYLLDSYYATEASQQQLFQANEVEETALKTEMDYALNPYVNWQAGYQFLVTGITNNSEVNQPPFLSRIKDVLYTHALFSEWRYTGPGKRLDARAGLRLNYLSNPDDFDRFRLEPRLNLQYKLRPHLVLGVLGEMKNQTSLQKIDLEQNFLGIEKRRWILADDQNLPLVTSRQISLGLHHDRGHWIAGIEGFYKEVDGITTDTQGFQNEYQFNGELGRYRVHGVEALLNFKSAEWSSWVSYAWNRNDYRFEDLDPAEFPNNLDIRHTISFGTNYTSGNLKLGIGVNYRTGRPYTEPEPEPNSVDTSVFPNRVNFSEPNSSRLPEYFRADASAIYGFELSETVRASVGASVLNLTGRRNILNTYYRLNDQNEVEQVENVSLGLTPNLSLRVRF, encoded by the coding sequence ATGCCGAAGAAACTCCGTAAGGTCCGGTCGTTTTACCCGTTCCTCCTTCTCCTGGCCCTGTTCGCCTCCGCAATTGCCCGAGGGCAGACCGCCGGGGAACAGGATGTCATCGGCCTGCTCCGGCAGTTGGAAGCGCGTCACCAGGTGGCGTTTTCCTATGTGGACGAGGACCTGGGAAACCTTCGGGTGGGCCTGCCTGCCGACCTCCTGGCCAGCCTGCCCCTTGAGCCGGTGCTCGAAGAGCTCCGGCAGCAAATCCAGCTCCGGATCGAGAAACTCAACGAGCGGTACTATACGGTAGCCAAAAGCAACCTGGTAACTATCTGCGGCCAGGTCTACGATAATTTTGAGGACAATACGATTTCCGGGGCGTCCGTGGAAGTACTCGGAAGCAGTATTGCCACGGTTACCGGACCGGACGGGGCTTTCCGGCTGCAGGAAATCCCGAGGGGTGCCACCCTGAGGATCCGCCACCTCGGATTCCGGACGCGCTATATGCGGGCGGAAGAACTGGTACGGAGGGACCGCTGTACCCCGCTCCTCCTGCCGGTACGCTACCAGGAACTCCAGGAGGTGGTCGTCTACAAGTTTCTCACCAGCGGCCTCCGGCGCGGGGACAACGGCAGCATCCTGATGATGCCTTCGGAATTCGGGGTTTTGCCCGGCCTGACCGAACCGGACGTCCTGCAAACCATCCAGGCCCTGCCGGGTATCAAAAGTGTGGACGAGACCGTTTCCAATATCAATATCCGGGGAGGCACAAACGACCAGAACCTGCTGCTCTGGGACGGGATCAAGATGTACCAGTCCGGGCATTTCTTCGGGCTGATATCCGCCTTCAACCCCTACCTGACGCGGGAAGTGGAAATCATCAAGAACGGCAGTAGCGCCCGGTACGGGGACGGGCTCAGCGGCATTATCAGTATGCACACCCACGACGAGGTGGAACGAACCTATTTTGGCGGGGCCGGGCTGAACCTGCTGAGCGGGGATGCCTACGGCCATATCCCTATTTCGGACCGCCTGGCCATCCAGGTCTCGGGAAGGCGTTCCGTGACGGATTTTCTAAACACCCCCACCTATTCGAATTTCTCGGACCGCGCATTCCAGGATACGCAGGTCAGCGGCCCGGGCGGGCAAAATACGGAGCGATTTCAAAGCCGGGATGAAGACTTCTACTTTTACGATATAAGCGCGAAACTGCTCTACGACCTGAACGCTTACCACAAATTGCGGGTGAGCGCACTGAATATCGAAAACCAGCTTTCCTACCGGGAGGTCCTGGCCGCCGACAGCACTGAGAACCGCAGCCGGCTGGACCAGTCCAACCTGGCGGTGGGCGGAAGGCTGACCAGCGAATGGTCGGACCGTTTCTCCACGGCCGTCAGCGGGTATTTCACCCGCTACCTCCTGGACTCCTATTACGCCACCGAAGCGAGCCAGCAGCAGCTCTTCCAGGCCAATGAAGTGGAGGAGACTGCATTGAAGACCGAAATGGACTATGCCCTCAACCCGTATGTAAACTGGCAGGCGGGCTACCAGTTCCTGGTCACCGGCATCACCAACAATTCCGAGGTGAACCAACCCCCGTTCCTGAGCCGAATCAAAGACGTGCTTTACACCCACGCCCTGTTTTCCGAATGGCGGTATACAGGGCCCGGGAAACGACTCGACGCGCGGGCCGGCCTGCGCCTGAATTACCTGAGCAACCCGGACGACTTTGACCGGTTCCGACTGGAGCCACGGCTCAACCTGCAGTACAAGCTTCGCCCCCACCTGGTCCTCGGCGTCCTGGGGGAGATGAAAAACCAGACGAGCCTCCAGAAGATTGACCTGGAACAAAATTTCCTGGGCATCGAAAAACGGCGGTGGATCCTGGCGGACGACCAGAACCTCCCGTTGGTAACCAGCCGGCAGATCTCCCTGGGGCTGCACCACGACAGGGGCCACTGGATAGCCGGGATCGAGGGCTTCTACAAGGAAGTGGACGGCATCACCACGGACACCCAGGGGTTCCAGAACGAATACCAGTTCAACGGGGAGCTGGGACGGTATCGCGTACATGGGGTGGAGGCCCTGCTGAACTTCAAAAGCGCCGAATGGAGCAGCTGGGTCAGCTATGCCTGGAACCGGAACGACTATCGGTTTGAAGATCTGGACCCTGCAGAATTTCCCAATAACCTGGACATCCGCCACACGATAAGTTTCGGGACAAACTACACCTCTGGGAACCTCAAATTGGGTATCGGGGTAAATTACCGGACCGGCCGGCCCTATACAGAACCCGAACCGGAACCGAATTCCGTGGATACCTCGGTATTCCCGAACCGGGTGAATTTTTCCGAGCCCAACAGCAGCCGGCTTCCGGAATACTTCCGGGCCGATGCCTCGGCGATCTATGGATTTGAGCTCTCCGAAACCGTACGCGCTTCCGTAGGTGCATCCGTGCTGAACCTGACCGGGCGGCGGAACATCCTGAACACGTACTACCGGTTGAATGACCAGAACGAGGTGGAGCAGGTGGAGAACGTGTCCCTTGGCTTGACGCCCAACCTGAGCCTCCGGGTTCGCTTCTAG
- a CDS encoding DUF6090 family protein, whose translation MLRILRKARLQVLENRNFTRYAIYAVGEVILIVIGILIAIWLSDLSEEYKKREREQFYLAGLQEEFEQSRAKLQVLIKVNQDTYVKARSIAEAIAHPDSVLSDAEMSRLLFQAFSDDFAYNPNNSLLQELLSAGRLEILSNAELRNKLTGWNSRIERIRQQETSLREQRYRVLDVARSGTGSIRRIFEENGLAEGLLGMTPSPDPGTNLPLLESRQFENNVLIFILTAVYTEQMHYQPLLEEIQKILSLIDQDRE comes from the coding sequence ATGCTCCGTATTCTGCGCAAAGCCCGGCTCCAGGTCCTCGAAAACCGAAATTTCACCCGATATGCCATCTACGCCGTGGGCGAAGTAATCCTGATTGTCATCGGTATCCTGATCGCCATATGGCTCAGCGATTTGAGTGAGGAATATAAAAAGCGGGAGCGGGAACAATTTTACCTGGCCGGGCTCCAGGAGGAGTTTGAGCAAAGCCGGGCCAAACTGCAGGTCCTCATCAAGGTAAACCAGGACACCTACGTGAAGGCCCGCTCCATTGCCGAGGCCATCGCGCACCCCGATTCGGTTTTGAGCGATGCCGAGATGTCCCGGCTGCTCTTCCAGGCCTTCTCCGACGATTTTGCCTACAACCCCAACAATTCGCTCCTGCAGGAACTGCTCAGCGCGGGCCGGCTGGAAATCCTGTCCAATGCCGAACTGCGCAATAAACTGACTGGCTGGAATTCGCGGATTGAACGCATCCGCCAGCAGGAGACCTCGCTGAGGGAACAGCGCTACCGGGTACTGGATGTAGCCCGGAGCGGGACGGGCAGCATCCGCCGCATTTTTGAGGAGAACGGCCTGGCCGAAGGACTATTGGGCATGACGCCCAGCCCGGATCCGGGTACCAACCTGCCCCTGCTCGAATCGAGGCAATTCGAAAACAATGTGCTGATTTTTATCCTGACGGCCGTCTACACCGAGCAAATGCATTACCAGCCGCTGCTCGAGGAGATTCAGAAAATCCTGTCGCTGATAGATCAGGACCGGGAGTAA
- the argS gene encoding arginine--tRNA ligase gives MALESVLTRGVREAVSREFGVELETVELQPTRKEFEGDITVVVFPMLRQVKGNPAAIGEAIGAYLAENLEEVSGYNVIKGFLNLVIDDAWYLEFFTRMRADADYGLHTGARRGSILVEYSSPNTNKPLHLGHIRNNLLGYSVSEILKAAGYKVYKTQIINDRGIHICKSMLAWKRFGNGETPAQSGLKGDKLVGNYYVAFDKAYKEEIAELTAGGMDEKEAAKSAPILLEAQDLLRRWEAGDPEVVDLWRKMNGWVYDGFEATYRNLGVDFDKLYYESDTYLLGKDVVADGLEKGVFYKKEDGSVWIDLTDEGLDEKIVLRADGTAVYMTQDIGTAIQRFRDYPDITGMVYTVGNEQDYHFKVLFLILKKLGFSWAEHLYHLSYGMVDLPGGKMKSREGTVVDADDLMREMAATAESIGEEMGKLDGYTAEEKSALYHQIGLGALKYFILRVDPKKRILFNPEESVDFQGNTGPFIQYTYARIRSILRKAGDGYAVPDKDLLSLSLHEKEKQLLKDLLEFPEVVLQAAEQYSPALVANYTYDLVKNFNSLYQQVSILGEEDAVHRNFRVQLTGEVGRVVARGCKLLGIEVPERM, from the coding sequence ATGGCGTTGGAAAGCGTATTGACCCGGGGCGTACGAGAGGCGGTTTCCAGGGAATTCGGGGTTGAACTCGAAACCGTGGAACTCCAACCGACCCGCAAGGAATTCGAAGGGGATATCACTGTGGTGGTTTTTCCCATGCTGCGGCAGGTCAAGGGGAACCCTGCAGCCATCGGAGAGGCCATCGGGGCTTACCTGGCCGAAAACCTGGAAGAGGTCAGCGGGTATAACGTTATCAAGGGCTTTCTGAACCTGGTAATCGACGATGCCTGGTACCTGGAATTCTTTACCCGGATGCGCGCGGATGCGGATTACGGTTTACACACGGGGGCGCGGCGGGGCTCCATCCTGGTGGAGTACTCTTCGCCCAATACCAATAAACCGCTGCACCTGGGGCATATCCGCAACAACCTGCTGGGGTATTCGGTGTCGGAAATCCTGAAGGCCGCCGGTTACAAGGTCTACAAGACGCAAATCATCAACGACCGGGGAATCCATATCTGCAAGAGCATGCTGGCCTGGAAACGCTTTGGAAACGGGGAGACCCCGGCCCAGTCGGGCCTGAAGGGCGACAAGCTTGTAGGGAATTACTACGTGGCCTTCGACAAGGCCTATAAGGAGGAAATCGCCGAATTGACCGCCGGGGGGATGGATGAAAAGGAAGCCGCCAAATCGGCGCCCATCCTGCTGGAAGCCCAGGATTTGCTGAGGCGCTGGGAGGCTGGCGACCCGGAGGTTGTGGACCTCTGGCGGAAGATGAACGGCTGGGTATACGACGGTTTTGAAGCGACCTACCGGAACCTTGGGGTGGATTTCGACAAGCTCTACTACGAAAGCGATACCTACCTGCTCGGCAAGGATGTCGTGGCGGACGGCCTGGAAAAAGGCGTGTTTTACAAGAAGGAGGACGGCAGCGTCTGGATAGACCTGACCGACGAGGGCCTGGATGAAAAGATCGTGCTGCGCGCCGACGGGACGGCTGTTTATATGACCCAGGATATCGGCACGGCCATTCAGCGTTTCCGGGATTACCCGGATATTACCGGGATGGTCTATACCGTGGGGAACGAGCAGGACTACCACTTCAAGGTGCTGTTCTTGATCCTCAAGAAGCTCGGTTTTTCCTGGGCCGAACACCTCTACCACCTGAGCTATGGCATGGTAGACCTGCCCGGCGGCAAAATGAAGAGCCGGGAAGGCACCGTGGTGGATGCCGACGACCTGATGCGGGAAATGGCTGCCACGGCCGAATCCATCGGGGAGGAAATGGGAAAACTGGACGGGTACACCGCCGAGGAGAAATCTGCCCTGTACCACCAGATTGGGCTGGGGGCCCTCAAATACTTCATCCTTCGCGTGGACCCCAAAAAGCGCATCCTTTTCAACCCGGAGGAGTCCGTGGACTTCCAGGGGAATACCGGGCCGTTTATCCAGTACACCTATGCCCGGATCCGATCCATCTTGCGCAAGGCGGGCGACGGCTATGCGGTACCGGACAAGGACCTGTTGTCGCTTAGCCTGCACGAAAAGGAAAAACAGCTATTGAAGGATTTGCTTGAATTCCCCGAAGTGGTTCTTCAGGCGGCCGAACAATACAGCCCCGCCCTGGTCGCCAACTACACGTACGACCTGGTCAAGAACTTCAACTCCCTCTACCAACAGGTTTCCATCCTGGGCGAAGAAGATGCCGTCCACCGGAATTTCCGGGTGCAGCTTACCGGGGAGGTGGGCCGGGTGGTAGCCCGTGGCTGCAAGTTGCTGGGCATCGAAGTCCCGGAGCGTATGTAA